A part of Paenibacillus sp. sptzw28 genomic DNA contains:
- a CDS encoding GyrI-like domain-containing protein — protein sequence MDNCTVVTKPALNLVGISYCGPYSTFPDEAILLHSEFLSRKHELNGEVRSTALYSPYFGNEVFATYWASFEIARMEIIPKGMVQFTIPERTYAMITCTNKRIGEGYETLSAWMQEQKLVKRDNAVAIEIFYIDEHLEEEPVDLLIPIEEQ from the coding sequence ATGGACAATTGCACGGTAGTTACTAAACCAGCGTTAAACCTGGTCGGTATCAGTTATTGCGGTCCGTATTCGACGTTTCCGGATGAAGCGATCCTTTTGCATAGCGAGTTTCTCTCTAGAAAACACGAGTTAAACGGAGAAGTGAGATCTACCGCGCTGTACAGTCCTTACTTCGGTAACGAGGTTTTCGCTACCTATTGGGCCAGCTTTGAGATCGCCCGTATGGAGATTATTCCGAAGGGCATGGTTCAGTTTACAATTCCTGAACGGACATATGCCATGATTACATGCACCAATAAACGAATCGGCGAAGGCTACGAAACCTTGTCGGCCTGGATGCAGGAGCAGAAGCTGGTTAAACGGGACAACGCCGTTGCGATCGAAATATTTTATATTGACGAGCATTTGGAGGAGGAACCGGTCGATCTGCTCATTCCGATTGAAGAGCAGTAA
- a CDS encoding DMT family transporter, with amino-acid sequence MTAARFFTHPLGIIAASVSATLLWGSAYPFLKLSYAALDIKAGETLKLLMFAGYRFTLAGILIFVYMFFRRESLSYLPGSWKMLTAIALLQTVLQYTFFYTGMSMSAGVVGAVIAGTISFFQIVLAHFFYRDDRLNGYKGVGLLVGFAGLSVLGISREAGSGWAFSPGELLLMGSALFNACANLLSRRGAATYSISYLNGYQMIIGGIILCAIPAWKTGLAPFDFDWRSSLMLLHLSFVSAAGFMLWNNVMKYNRVGSVSMYLFLIPVFGVLESAMLLSEPLHAVVLAALTLVSLGIIIVNRKIGGSRSAGARESGATIKS; translated from the coding sequence ATGACTGCAGCCCGGTTTTTTACGCATCCCCTTGGCATCATCGCGGCTTCCGTGAGCGCGACGCTGCTGTGGGGCAGCGCGTATCCTTTTCTTAAATTAAGCTATGCGGCACTCGATATTAAGGCCGGTGAAACGCTGAAGCTGTTAATGTTTGCGGGCTACAGGTTTACCTTGGCAGGCATTCTTATTTTTGTGTACATGTTCTTCAGGCGTGAAAGTCTGAGTTACCTGCCGGGGAGCTGGAAGATGCTTACTGCCATCGCACTGCTTCAAACGGTGCTGCAGTACACGTTTTTTTATACGGGCATGTCGATGAGCGCAGGTGTGGTGGGTGCAGTGATTGCGGGAACGATTTCGTTCTTTCAAATCGTGCTGGCCCATTTTTTTTATCGTGATGACCGGTTGAACGGATATAAAGGAGTTGGACTTCTTGTTGGTTTTGCAGGCCTGTCGGTGCTTGGCATCTCGAGGGAGGCCGGCAGCGGGTGGGCCTTCTCACCGGGAGAGCTGCTGCTTATGGGTTCGGCACTGTTCAATGCGTGTGCGAATTTGCTCTCGAGGCGGGGTGCGGCGACTTACAGCATCTCCTACCTGAACGGCTATCAAATGATCATAGGCGGAATAATATTGTGCGCGATTCCGGCATGGAAAACCGGACTCGCGCCGTTCGATTTCGATTGGCGCTCGTCTCTTATGCTCCTTCACTTATCCTTCGTATCCGCGGCGGGGTTCATGCTTTGGAATAATGTCATGAAGTATAACCGTGTAGGCAGCGTATCGATGTATCTCTTTCTTATCCCGGTTTTCGGCGTATTGGAATCGGCGATGCTGCTGTCGGAGCCGCTCCATGCGGTAGTGCTGGCAGCATTAACGCTCGTCAGTTTAGGCATTATCATCGTAAACCGAAAAATCGGAGGAAGCCGGTCGGCCGGCGCCCGTGAGTCAGGCGCAACAATTAAATCATAG
- a CDS encoding PhzF family phenazine biosynthesis protein, producing the protein MSIPLAIIDAFTSEKFKGNPAAVCLLENEPEDGWMQQVAAEMNLSETAFLVLSKNGGYDLRWFTPISEVDLCGHATLASAHYLWENGHLKYDEQAAFHTKSGLLTAERSNDGITMNFPSEPVEQTTAPEELVEALGLIPRFVGRNRMDYLVEVDSENTVRTLRPDYTLLSKVDSRGVIVTSRSDAGSRESCDFVSRAFFPAVGINEDPVTGSAHCALAPYWQRRLHKDVLRAFQASARGGTLLIRASADRVYITGQAVTVLDGRLTI; encoded by the coding sequence ATGTCCATACCACTTGCCATTATCGATGCTTTTACGTCTGAGAAATTTAAAGGCAATCCGGCCGCGGTCTGTTTGCTTGAGAACGAGCCGGAGGACGGATGGATGCAGCAGGTTGCCGCGGAAATGAACCTTTCAGAAACGGCCTTTCTTGTTCTGAGCAAGAATGGAGGGTACGATCTTCGATGGTTTACGCCTATCTCCGAAGTCGATTTGTGCGGCCATGCGACGCTCGCCAGCGCGCATTATTTGTGGGAGAATGGTCATCTCAAGTACGATGAGCAAGCTGCCTTCCACACCAAGAGCGGGCTGCTGACCGCGGAGCGTTCGAATGATGGAATAACGATGAATTTCCCGTCTGAGCCGGTGGAACAGACGACAGCGCCGGAAGAGCTTGTGGAAGCGCTCGGTCTCATTCCGCGTTTCGTAGGACGGAACCGAATGGATTACCTGGTCGAAGTGGATAGCGAGAATACGGTAAGGACGCTTCGGCCTGATTATACGCTGCTCTCAAAGGTTGATTCGCGCGGCGTGATCGTAACAAGCCGGTCCGACGCCGGTTCGCGTGAGAGCTGCGACTTCGTCTCCCGCGCTTTTTTCCCTGCCGTTGGAATTAACGAAGATCCGGTGACGGGATCAGCCCACTGTGCTCTCGCCCCCTATTGGCAGCGCCGGCTGCACAAGGATGTGCTGAGAGCGTTTCAAGCCTCTGCAAGAGGAGGCACCCTCCTTATTCGCGCCTCTGCCGATCGCGTATACATTACCGGCCAAGCCGTGACAGTCTTAGACGGACGGCTTACGATCTAA
- a CDS encoding metallophosphoesterase family protein has product MKRKLVISDIHGCFKEFVNLLEKVEYNSLEDQLLIIGDYVDRGPHSKEVVERLISLRDGHGAIVLKGNHDQRLVDLVRDGSSSITEKFLAHGGKATVLSYLDCDYDENEVDAAMVKEAIAAINKHYRHHIEFLNSLPYYEEDCNHIYVHAGINPEYPDWKRQPTHDFLYLKEPFLSKPTVVGKTVIFGHTRTKDIHGVPDIWFGNGKIGIDGGCAFGMQLNALEIGIDGQYRSYNIGK; this is encoded by the coding sequence ATGAAACGGAAGCTGGTCATTAGCGATATACATGGATGCTTTAAGGAGTTTGTCAACCTGTTGGAGAAGGTGGAATATAATTCCCTGGAGGATCAACTCCTCATTATCGGCGATTACGTCGATCGCGGCCCTCACAGTAAGGAGGTTGTCGAGCGGCTTATTTCGCTTAGGGACGGGCATGGAGCGATTGTACTGAAAGGGAATCACGATCAGAGACTTGTCGACCTCGTGAGGGACGGAAGCTCGTCCATCACTGAGAAGTTTCTCGCCCATGGAGGAAAGGCGACGGTCTTAAGTTATTTGGACTGCGATTACGACGAGAATGAAGTGGATGCCGCAATGGTTAAGGAAGCGATTGCTGCTATTAACAAACATTATAGACACCATATCGAATTTTTGAACAGCCTTCCCTATTACGAAGAGGATTGCAATCATATTTACGTGCATGCCGGAATAAACCCCGAGTATCCCGACTGGAAGCGGCAGCCAACGCATGATTTTTTGTATTTGAAAGAGCCTTTCCTCAGCAAACCTACGGTAGTGGGTAAAACGGTTATATTCGGACATACGAGAACAAAAGACATTCACGGGGTACCGGATATTTGGTTCGGCAACGGTAAAATCGGGATCGACGGCGGATGCGCCTTTGGTATGCAGCTTAACGCTTTGGAAATCGGTATAGACGGACAATATCGGAGTTACAACATTGGAAAGTAA